From one Nonomuraea polychroma genomic stretch:
- a CDS encoding glycoside hydrolase family 6 protein encodes MTAASVAALGLVVGQSTAANAAPACDVTYSANSWTSSPGQGGFTANITLKNTGDPISSWSLAFDFPTTGQKYTPSGWGANWTQSGTRMTGTNMPYNGSLATGASVSVGFNGTWTGTNPNPESFSVSGVACGGTQTTPSVVLSASSVAVNEGGTATFTARLSSAPASNVTVTTARTSGDTDLTVSSGGSLTFSPTTWNTPQTVTLAAAQDSDTTAGTAAFSVGGNGVTGATVNATEVDDDAVQEQSIIVTPTAVTVPEGSTATYTVKLATQPSADVIVTSTAGTGDTNITVSSGASLTFTSGNWNTAQTVTLAAAQDSDNTNGSRPISVASTGLTARTVTATEADDDGVTNPTHVENPYAGATGYVNPNWSAKAAAEPGGSAVANTSTAVWMDRIAAIAGSESAMGLRAHLDEAVRQDAANGAAPLTIQVVVYNLPNRDCSALASSGELLIAQNGFNRYKTEYIDPIAAILRDSKYANLRIVAIIEPDSLPNLVTNINAFEKCREANGPGGYVDGVRYALNQLEPITNVYSYIDAAHHAWLGWDSNFQPAVDLFYNTVSGTTAGVDSVDGFIVNTANYSITTEPHFTINTQVGNQSVRASNWVDWNYYIDEQTFATELRNRLIAKGFRSGLGMLIDTSRNGWGGSARPTAPSTSTELNPFVDQSRADRRIHAGNWCNQKGAGMGARPTASPAAGFDAYVWIKPPGESDGASKDIPNNEGKKFDRMCDPTYTGNNLNKFNMSGALPDAPLSGQWFSAQFRELLANAYPPIN; translated from the coding sequence ATGACCGCCGCGAGTGTCGCGGCCTTAGGACTCGTCGTCGGCCAGAGCACGGCCGCGAACGCCGCGCCCGCATGCGACGTGACCTATTCTGCCAACTCGTGGACGAGCAGCCCGGGTCAGGGCGGTTTCACCGCGAACATCACGCTGAAGAACACCGGTGACCCGATCTCGTCGTGGTCACTGGCCTTCGACTTCCCGACCACCGGCCAGAAGTACACCCCGAGCGGCTGGGGCGCGAACTGGACACAGTCCGGCACTCGCATGACCGGCACCAACATGCCCTACAACGGCAGCCTCGCCACCGGGGCCTCCGTGTCCGTCGGCTTCAACGGCACCTGGACGGGCACCAACCCGAACCCGGAGTCGTTCAGCGTCAGCGGCGTCGCCTGCGGCGGCACCCAGACGACCCCGTCGGTGGTGTTGTCGGCCAGCTCGGTCGCGGTCAACGAGGGCGGCACGGCGACCTTCACCGCCAGGCTCTCCTCGGCCCCGGCTTCGAACGTGACCGTCACCACCGCGCGGACCAGCGGTGACACGGACCTGACCGTCAGCTCCGGCGGGTCGCTGACCTTCTCGCCGACCACCTGGAACACCCCGCAGACGGTCACCCTGGCCGCCGCGCAGGACTCCGACACCACGGCGGGCACGGCGGCCTTCAGCGTCGGCGGCAACGGCGTCACCGGCGCCACGGTCAACGCCACCGAGGTGGATGACGACGCCGTCCAGGAGCAGTCGATCATCGTGACGCCGACCGCGGTGACCGTGCCCGAGGGCTCCACCGCCACGTACACGGTGAAGCTGGCCACCCAGCCCTCCGCGGACGTGATCGTCACCTCGACGGCCGGCACCGGTGACACCAACATCACCGTCTCCTCCGGCGCGAGCCTGACGTTCACCTCGGGCAACTGGAACACGGCGCAGACGGTCACCCTGGCCGCCGCGCAGGACAGCGACAACACCAACGGCAGCCGGCCCATCTCGGTCGCCTCCACGGGGCTGACCGCGCGGACCGTCACCGCCACCGAGGCCGACGACGACGGCGTGACCAACCCGACCCACGTCGAGAACCCGTACGCCGGCGCCACCGGTTACGTGAACCCCAACTGGTCCGCCAAGGCGGCCGCGGAGCCGGGCGGCTCCGCCGTGGCCAACACCTCCACCGCCGTGTGGATGGACCGCATCGCCGCCATCGCCGGCTCCGAGTCGGCCATGGGCCTGCGTGCCCACCTGGACGAGGCGGTCAGGCAGGACGCCGCCAACGGCGCCGCGCCGCTGACGATCCAGGTCGTCGTCTACAACCTGCCCAACCGCGACTGCTCGGCGCTGGCCTCCAGCGGTGAGCTGCTCATCGCCCAGAACGGCTTCAACCGCTACAAGACCGAGTACATCGACCCGATCGCGGCCATCCTCCGCGACTCCAAGTACGCCAACCTGCGTATCGTCGCGATCATCGAGCCCGACTCGCTGCCGAACCTGGTCACCAACATCAACGCCTTCGAGAAGTGCCGCGAGGCCAACGGCCCCGGCGGCTACGTCGACGGCGTCAGGTACGCCCTGAACCAGCTCGAGCCCATCACCAACGTCTACTCCTACATCGACGCCGCCCACCACGCGTGGCTCGGCTGGGACTCGAACTTCCAGCCCGCCGTCGACCTCTTCTACAACACCGTCTCCGGCACCACCGCCGGAGTGGACAGCGTGGACGGCTTCATCGTCAACACCGCCAACTACTCCATCACCACCGAGCCGCACTTCACCATCAACACCCAGGTGGGCAATCAGTCGGTCCGGGCGTCCAACTGGGTGGACTGGAACTACTACATCGACGAGCAGACCTTCGCGACGGAGCTGCGTAACCGGCTGATCGCCAAGGGCTTCCGCTCCGGACTCGGCATGCTGATCGACACCTCGCGCAACGGCTGGGGCGGCAGCGCCCGCCCGACCGCGCCGAGCACCTCGACGGAGCTCAACCCGTTCGTCGACCAGTCGCGCGCCGACCGCCGCATCCACGCCGGCAACTGGTGCAACCAGAAGGGCGCGGGCATGGGCGCACGGCCCACCGCCAGCCCCGCGGCCGGCTTCGACGCCTACGTCTGGATCAAGCCTCCGGGCGAGTCCGACGGCGCCAGCAAGGACATCCCGAACAACGAGGGCAAGAAGTTCGACCGGATGTGCGACCCGACCTACACCGGCAACAACCTCAACAAGTTCAACATGTCGGGTGCACTGCCCGACGCGCCGCTGTCGGGACAGTGGTTCTCCGCGCAGTTCCGCGAGCTGCTGGCGAACGCCTACCCGCCGATCAACTGA
- a CDS encoding DUF1992 domain-containing protein codes for MTERKPPGMPFESWVDRQIREAMERGEFDDLPGTGKPLPGLDRPHDDMWWIKQKVESEGLTMPLPPTLALRKEAEEALAQARGARSETEARQIVEDINRKIREAIRTGVSGPPLNLMPFDVEQIVSEWRRARP; via the coding sequence GTGACAGAGCGCAAGCCGCCCGGCATGCCGTTCGAGAGCTGGGTCGATCGGCAGATCCGCGAGGCGATGGAGCGTGGGGAGTTCGACGATCTGCCCGGCACGGGCAAGCCCCTGCCAGGGCTGGACCGGCCACACGACGACATGTGGTGGATCAAGCAGAAGGTGGAGAGCGAAGGGCTCACGATGCCGCTGCCACCGACGCTGGCGTTGCGCAAGGAGGCGGAGGAGGCGCTGGCCCAGGCGCGCGGGGCCCGATCGGAGACCGAGGCGCGGCAGATCGTCGAGGACATCAACCGCAAGATCCGCGAGGCGATCAGGACGGGGGTGTCCGGTCCCCCGCTCAACCTGATGCCCTTCGACGTCGAGCAGATCGTGTCGGAGTGGCGGCGGGCACGACCATAG
- the folP gene encoding dihydropteroate synthase → MSGEQLSPEITSPVRRIGRREFDFERQVAIMAIVNRTPNSFHDQGQTYALDSAVAAAKKAVDDGADWVDIGGFAFSAAQAPIGAAEEIERVVPVIAEVRAVTDAVISVDTHRPEVAQAAIEAGADVINDTNGLREPGIAEVAAAAGVSVVVTHSLGGPGRRVFRPSYADVVSEVADFLRERVAFALKAGIAPEKIIIDPGHDLNKNTFHSLELTRRLEEITSIGYPTLVALSNKDFIGETLDRPQGQRKEGTIAVNVLSIVKGARILRVHDVAAAVDSVRMTEAVLGWRGPLAPGHNLA, encoded by the coding sequence GTGAGCGGCGAGCAGCTTTCCCCTGAGATCACCTCCCCGGTCCGGCGCATTGGGCGGCGGGAGTTCGATTTCGAGCGCCAGGTCGCCATCATGGCCATCGTCAACAGGACCCCCAACTCCTTTCACGATCAGGGCCAGACGTACGCGCTGGACAGCGCCGTGGCAGCCGCGAAGAAGGCCGTGGACGACGGGGCCGACTGGGTGGACATCGGCGGGTTCGCCTTCAGCGCCGCCCAGGCGCCCATCGGCGCGGCGGAGGAGATCGAGCGGGTCGTCCCGGTGATCGCCGAGGTCAGGGCCGTGACGGACGCCGTGATCTCGGTGGACACCCACCGGCCGGAAGTGGCACAAGCCGCCATCGAGGCGGGCGCCGACGTCATCAACGACACCAACGGCCTGCGCGAGCCCGGCATCGCCGAGGTCGCGGCGGCGGCTGGGGTGAGCGTGGTGGTCACCCACAGCCTCGGCGGTCCAGGGCGGCGGGTCTTCCGGCCGAGCTACGCCGACGTCGTCTCGGAGGTCGCGGACTTCCTGCGCGAGCGGGTGGCGTTCGCGCTGAAGGCGGGCATCGCCCCGGAAAAGATCATCATCGATCCCGGGCACGATCTCAACAAGAACACCTTTCACTCCCTTGAGCTGACGCGCCGGCTCGAGGAGATCACCTCGATCGGATACCCGACGCTGGTGGCGCTGTCCAACAAGGACTTCATCGGGGAGACGCTCGACCGTCCCCAGGGGCAGCGGAAGGAAGGCACGATCGCCGTCAACGTGCTCTCCATCGTCAAGGGCGCCCGCATCCTCCGGGTGCACGACGTGGCCGCGGCCGTGGACTCCGTACGCATGACCGAGGCCGTGCTCGGCTGGCGCGGCCCACTCGCACCAGGTCACAACCTGGCCTGA
- a CDS encoding ATP-binding protein, producing the protein MRTLLTQPFTLHDVTKLRRAVAEQAESCGLSGPRLDDFVLAVHESVVNAVEHAGGHGFLKLWTVNGVIRSETTDQGSGIPDDYVDGRHRPSDLGYTGRGIYLIRRLCDTADFQTSPLGTTVRLTMRLPRGFELCTRQRMKRIRVSAGGHPPGRFTA; encoded by the coding sequence ATGCGCACCCTGTTGACCCAGCCCTTCACGCTCCACGACGTCACGAAACTGCGCCGTGCGGTGGCAGAGCAGGCCGAAAGCTGCGGACTGAGCGGCCCCAGGCTGGACGACTTCGTCCTGGCCGTGCACGAGAGCGTCGTCAACGCCGTCGAGCATGCGGGCGGGCACGGGTTCCTCAAGTTGTGGACGGTGAACGGCGTCATCCGATCGGAGACGACCGATCAGGGGTCGGGCATCCCCGATGATTACGTCGACGGCCGGCACCGGCCGTCCGACCTCGGCTACACCGGGAGAGGGATCTATCTCATCCGCCGATTGTGCGACACGGCGGACTTCCAGACCAGTCCGCTCGGCACCACGGTCCGGCTCACCATGCGGCTGCCGCGGGGGTTCGAGCTCTGCACCCGCCAGCGCATGAAGCGCATCAGGGTCTCGGCCGGGGGTCACCCTCCGGGCCGCTTCACCGCCTGA
- a CDS encoding NAD-dependent epimerase/dehydratase family protein, which yields MRVVVVGATGNVGTSVVRALSRDENVTSIVGVARRLPGWRIDRTDWRQADVASADLTRIFDGADAVVHLAWLFQPTRDPATTWRANVLGSMRVFRAAAEAGVPTLVHASSVGAYSPGPKDRPVDESWPTHGWPGAAYGREKAYVERVLDVFEHDHPGIRVVRMRPGFVFQRVAATEQRRLFGGPFVPRRLIRPGRIPFVPDIPGLRLQVVHADDVAEAYRLAVTRPVKGAFNIAAEPVLDPHDLAKLLHTRTVRVPRGVARAAMAAGWHMRLLPAAPGLFDLALRLPVMKVERAKDVLGWTPRHSSWDAMRELIDGLHDGAGMDTAPLAPDRGPAGRLKELATGVGGRA from the coding sequence ATGAGAGTCGTTGTGGTCGGAGCTACCGGGAACGTCGGCACCAGCGTGGTACGCGCGCTGTCGAGGGATGAGAACGTGACCTCGATCGTGGGCGTCGCACGCCGGCTGCCCGGGTGGCGGATCGACCGCACCGACTGGCGGCAGGCCGACGTGGCCTCCGCCGACCTGACGCGGATCTTCGACGGCGCGGACGCCGTGGTGCACCTGGCGTGGTTGTTCCAGCCGACCAGGGACCCGGCGACGACCTGGCGGGCCAATGTGCTCGGCAGCATGCGGGTCTTCCGCGCCGCGGCCGAGGCCGGGGTGCCCACGCTGGTCCATGCCTCATCGGTGGGGGCGTACTCGCCGGGGCCCAAGGACCGTCCCGTGGACGAGAGCTGGCCCACGCACGGCTGGCCGGGCGCCGCGTACGGACGGGAGAAGGCGTACGTGGAGCGGGTGCTCGACGTCTTCGAGCACGATCACCCCGGTATCCGGGTGGTGCGGATGCGGCCGGGGTTCGTCTTCCAGCGGGTCGCCGCGACCGAGCAGCGCAGGCTGTTCGGCGGGCCGTTCGTGCCGCGGCGGCTGATCCGGCCGGGGCGGATCCCGTTCGTGCCGGACATTCCCGGGTTGCGGCTGCAGGTGGTGCATGCCGACGACGTGGCCGAGGCCTACCGGCTGGCCGTCACGCGGCCGGTGAAGGGCGCGTTCAACATCGCCGCCGAGCCCGTGCTCGACCCGCATGACCTCGCCAAGCTGCTCCACACCCGCACGGTGCGGGTGCCACGGGGCGTGGCCAGGGCCGCCATGGCCGCAGGGTGGCACATGAGGCTCCTGCCGGCCGCGCCGGGCCTGTTCGACCTGGCTCTGCGGCTCCCCGTCATGAAGGTCGAGCGTGCCAAGGACGTGCTGGGCTGGACGCCGCGGCACTCGTCCTGGGACGCCATGCGGGAGCTGATCGACGGCCTGCACGACGGGGCGGGCATGGACACCGCCCCCCTCGCACCGGACCGAGGCCCGGCCGGTCGGCTCAAGGAACTCGCCACGGGCGTCGGCGGACGCGCGTAA
- a CDS encoding zinc-dependent alcohol dehydrogenase — protein MKAVTWHGKRDVRVENVPDPAIKEPNDAVIKVTSTGICGSDLHLYEVLGPFMAEGDILGHEPMGIVEEIGPAISTIKPGDRVVIPFNISCGHCHMCDMELYAQCETTQVREQGTGAALFGYTRLYGRVPGGQAEYLRVPEAQFGPIKVPEGPPDERFLYLSDVLPTAWQAVEYADIPDGGSVTVFGLGPIGQMCARIARHLGHRVIGVDGVTARLAMARRHGIEIVDASEVHNVPEEIRYRTSGRGTDSVIDAVGMEAHGSPAAKLAQTLTGLLPDAVAAPLMSNAGVDRLAALNQAIDSVRRGGVISVIGVYGGMTDPLPMFRMFDKGITLRMGQAHVRRWISRLMPLVTDEADPLGVMDLTTHRMPLEQAPKAYEMFQKKADGAIKILLQP, from the coding sequence ATGAAGGCAGTCACCTGGCACGGCAAGCGCGACGTCCGGGTCGAGAACGTGCCCGACCCGGCGATCAAGGAGCCCAATGACGCGGTCATCAAGGTGACCAGCACCGGCATCTGCGGCTCCGACCTGCACCTCTACGAGGTGCTCGGGCCCTTCATGGCCGAGGGCGACATCCTCGGCCACGAGCCCATGGGAATCGTCGAGGAGATCGGCCCGGCCATCAGCACCATCAAGCCCGGCGACCGCGTGGTCATCCCGTTCAACATCTCCTGCGGCCACTGCCACATGTGCGACATGGAGCTGTACGCGCAGTGCGAGACCACCCAAGTACGCGAGCAGGGCACCGGCGCCGCCCTCTTCGGCTACACCAGGTTGTACGGCCGGGTGCCCGGCGGCCAGGCCGAATACCTCCGGGTGCCGGAGGCCCAGTTCGGCCCGATCAAGGTGCCGGAGGGGCCGCCCGACGAGCGCTTCCTCTACCTGTCGGACGTGTTGCCGACCGCCTGGCAGGCCGTCGAGTACGCCGACATCCCCGACGGCGGCAGCGTCACGGTCTTCGGGCTGGGCCCCATCGGCCAGATGTGCGCCCGCATCGCCCGCCACCTCGGCCACCGCGTGATCGGCGTGGACGGCGTCACGGCCCGACTGGCGATGGCGCGCCGCCACGGCATCGAGATCGTCGACGCGAGCGAGGTGCACAACGTGCCCGAGGAGATCCGCTACCGGACCTCGGGACGGGGCACGGACTCCGTCATCGACGCGGTCGGCATGGAGGCCCACGGCTCGCCTGCCGCCAAGCTCGCCCAGACGCTCACCGGCCTGCTGCCCGACGCGGTGGCCGCGCCGTTGATGTCCAACGCCGGCGTCGACCGGCTGGCGGCGCTCAACCAGGCCATCGACTCCGTCCGACGCGGCGGCGTGATCTCCGTCATCGGCGTCTACGGCGGCATGACCGATCCGCTGCCGATGTTCCGCATGTTCGACAAGGGCATCACGCTGCGCATGGGCCAGGCCCACGTCAGGCGGTGGATCAGCCGGCTGATGCCGCTGGTCACCGACGAGGCCGATCCGCTCGGCGTGATGGACCTGACCACGCACCGGATGCCGCTGGAGCAGGCGCCGAAGGCTTACGAGATGTTCCAGAAGAAGGCCGACGGGGCCATAAAGATTCTCCTCCAGCCGTAA
- a CDS encoding polyprenyl synthetase family protein translates to MPVSFTQHSLGSRIDQHLSGFLETWCALVSDPDVESAYAVLNDFVLGGGKRIRPQLCYWGWRGAGGEDCEEIIRAAAALELCHAGLLIHDDIMDGSELRRGRATVHKTLAGLYEGPGAEAFGQAGGILLGTLSLVWSDAMLSSCGVDPPRLRTAHHIFDAMRTEVISGQYLDMLAQLRARVSMDEALTVIRFKTAKYTVERPLQIGGALAGASGELLDAYSRFGVPLGEAFQLRDDVLGTFGSSAETGKSALDDLREGKRTVLIAHALRRASPAQREHLERWHGDPELTEERAAELRRILLDTGAVAKVEEMIEQRVREAVTALIEAPIAAEAASALAGLTDRLARRTR, encoded by the coding sequence ATGCCGGTGAGCTTCACCCAGCACTCCCTTGGTTCACGCATTGATCAACACCTGAGCGGTTTCCTCGAAACCTGGTGCGCGCTCGTGTCCGACCCCGACGTCGAGTCGGCGTACGCGGTGCTCAACGACTTCGTGCTCGGTGGCGGCAAGCGCATCCGACCTCAGCTGTGCTACTGGGGCTGGCGCGGCGCCGGCGGCGAGGACTGCGAGGAGATCATCAGGGCCGCCGCGGCGCTGGAGCTGTGTCACGCGGGCCTGCTGATCCACGACGACATCATGGACGGCAGCGAATTGCGCCGCGGCCGGGCCACCGTGCACAAGACCCTGGCCGGGCTGTACGAGGGGCCGGGCGCGGAGGCGTTCGGCCAGGCAGGCGGCATCCTGCTCGGCACGCTGAGCCTGGTCTGGTCCGACGCGATGTTGTCGTCGTGCGGGGTCGATCCGCCGCGGTTGCGGACCGCGCACCACATCTTCGACGCCATGCGCACCGAAGTGATCAGCGGCCAATACCTCGACATGCTCGCCCAGCTCCGCGCGAGGGTGAGCATGGACGAGGCCCTGACAGTGATCCGTTTCAAGACCGCCAAATACACCGTGGAGCGGCCGCTGCAGATCGGCGGCGCCCTGGCCGGCGCCTCCGGCGAGCTGCTCGACGCCTACTCCCGGTTCGGCGTGCCGCTGGGCGAGGCCTTCCAGCTGCGCGACGACGTGCTGGGCACGTTCGGCTCGTCGGCGGAGACCGGCAAGTCCGCGCTCGACGACCTGCGTGAGGGCAAGCGCACCGTGCTGATCGCACATGCCCTGCGGCGTGCTTCGCCGGCGCAGCGTGAGCACCTCGAGCGCTGGCACGGCGACCCGGAGCTGACCGAGGAGCGTGCCGCCGAGCTGCGCCGGATCCTGCTCGACACGGGGGCGGTCGCCAAGGTCGAGGAAATGATCGAACAACGCGTGCGCGAGGCCGTGACGGCCCTGATCGAGGCGCCGATCGCCGCGGAGGCCGCTAGCGCGCTGGCCGGGCTGACCGATCGGCTCGCGCGCCGCACCAGGTAA
- a CDS encoding 4-hydroxy-3-methylbut-2-enyl diphosphate reductase: protein MSRVLLAAPRGFCAGVERAIVTVEEALRRFGPPVYVRKQIVHNTYVVAELTGRGAVFVEELDEVPDGALVVFSAHGVSPAVKEQARRRGLRTIDATCPLVTKVHKEAARLAKAGHEILLIGHAEHEEVEGTLGEAPGRIHVVDPARPGEVTASGSGPVSWLSQTTLGVDETMRAVADLRGRFPHLADPPSDDICYASQNRQEAIISIAPECELVIVVGSANSSNSQRLVEVARGAGADAAYLVDRADDADEGWLRGVRTVGVSCGASAPERLVTELLGWLAARGYADVEQVTQAEETLTFSLPPELRSSRNPG, encoded by the coding sequence ATGAGCCGGGTACTTCTCGCGGCGCCGCGCGGCTTCTGCGCGGGCGTCGAACGCGCGATCGTCACGGTCGAGGAAGCGCTGAGGCGTTTCGGGCCGCCCGTTTACGTGCGCAAACAGATCGTTCACAACACCTACGTGGTCGCCGAGCTCACCGGGCGCGGCGCGGTCTTCGTCGAGGAGCTGGACGAGGTCCCCGACGGCGCGCTGGTGGTCTTCTCCGCCCACGGCGTCTCTCCGGCGGTCAAGGAGCAGGCCCGGCGGCGCGGGCTGCGTACGATCGACGCGACCTGCCCGCTGGTGACCAAGGTCCACAAGGAGGCCGCGCGACTGGCGAAGGCCGGCCACGAGATCCTGCTCATCGGCCACGCCGAGCACGAAGAGGTCGAGGGCACGCTCGGCGAGGCCCCCGGCCGCATTCACGTCGTCGACCCGGCCAGGCCCGGCGAGGTGACGGCGAGCGGCTCCGGGCCGGTGAGCTGGCTGTCGCAGACGACGCTCGGCGTGGACGAGACCATGCGGGCCGTCGCCGATCTACGCGGGCGCTTCCCGCACCTGGCCGACCCGCCCAGCGACGACATCTGCTACGCCAGCCAGAACCGCCAGGAGGCGATCATCAGCATCGCCCCGGAGTGCGAGCTGGTCATCGTGGTCGGCTCGGCCAACTCCTCCAACTCCCAACGGCTGGTGGAGGTCGCGCGGGGCGCCGGTGCGGACGCGGCCTATCTGGTCGACCGGGCCGACGACGCGGACGAGGGGTGGTTGCGCGGCGTGCGCACGGTCGGCGTGAGCTGCGGCGCCTCCGCCCCCGAGCGGTTGGTCACGGAGTTACTCGGCTGGCTCGCCGCCCGCGGCTACGCCGACGTCGAGCAGGTCACCCAGGCCGAAGAGACCTTGACATTCTCCCTCCCGCCCGAGCTCCGATCCTCTCGGAACCCCGGCTAG
- a CDS encoding family 2B encapsulin nanocompartment shell protein, giving the protein MTETTPSTAPANGNGQLSLSTEAARQLATTTKTPPQMQEITSRWLLRLLPWVQCSGGVFRVNRRLTYTLGDGRITFSTTGSEVRVIPAELTELPMLRGFDDMEVLGALAGRFVQREFEADEKIVAEGSPADRLVLIAHGRVRKIGRGAYGDEQHLGTLADGDYLGEQSLVDGGTFQHTWRTKTPTTVLTLSRQDFEQIAEQSPALREHIESWRSSVEHAHNDYGEAAIDMASGHTGEPTLPGTFVDYELGPREYELSVAQTVLRVHSRVSDLYNQPMSQLDQQLRLTIEALRERQEHELVNNREFGLLHNADFSQRIRTRSGPPTPDDLDDLLATVWKDPAFFLAHPQAIAAFGRECSKRGVYPQSGEVNGHRVPSWRGVPIFPCNKIPISGTSTTSILLMRTGQENQGVVGLHQTGIPDEYQPSLSVRFMNINEQAIVSYLVSAYYSCAVLVPDALGVLEDVEVGRNG; this is encoded by the coding sequence ATGACCGAAACGACCCCGTCGACCGCCCCGGCGAACGGCAATGGACAGCTCAGCCTCAGCACCGAGGCCGCCAGGCAACTCGCGACCACCACCAAGACGCCGCCGCAGATGCAGGAGATCACCTCTCGGTGGCTGCTGCGGCTGCTGCCCTGGGTGCAGTGCTCCGGCGGCGTGTTCCGGGTCAACCGGCGGTTGACGTACACCCTTGGCGACGGCCGGATCACGTTCAGCACCACCGGTTCCGAGGTGCGCGTCATCCCGGCCGAGCTCACCGAACTGCCGATGCTGCGCGGCTTCGACGACATGGAGGTGCTCGGAGCGCTGGCCGGCCGCTTCGTCCAGCGTGAGTTCGAGGCCGACGAGAAGATCGTCGCCGAAGGCAGCCCGGCTGACCGGCTCGTGCTGATCGCCCACGGGCGGGTGCGCAAGATAGGGCGCGGCGCGTACGGCGACGAGCAGCACCTCGGCACCTTGGCCGACGGCGACTACCTCGGCGAGCAGTCCTTGGTAGACGGCGGCACATTCCAGCACACCTGGCGGACCAAGACGCCCACCACAGTGCTGACGCTCTCCCGGCAGGACTTCGAGCAGATCGCCGAGCAGTCGCCCGCCCTGCGCGAGCACATCGAGAGCTGGCGCTCCAGTGTCGAGCACGCGCACAACGACTACGGCGAGGCCGCCATCGACATGGCGTCGGGTCACACCGGCGAGCCCACGTTGCCGGGCACGTTCGTGGACTATGAGCTGGGCCCGCGTGAATACGAGCTGAGCGTGGCACAGACGGTCCTGCGCGTGCACAGCCGGGTCTCCGACCTGTACAACCAGCCGATGAGCCAGCTCGACCAGCAGCTCCGCCTCACGATCGAGGCCCTGCGCGAGCGCCAGGAGCACGAGCTGGTCAACAACCGGGAGTTCGGCCTGCTCCACAACGCCGACTTCAGCCAGCGCATCCGCACCCGCTCCGGGCCGCCCACCCCGGACGACCTCGACGACCTGCTCGCCACCGTGTGGAAGGACCCGGCGTTCTTCCTGGCCCACCCGCAGGCCATCGCCGCCTTCGGCAGGGAGTGCAGCAAGCGCGGCGTCTATCCGCAGTCCGGCGAGGTCAACGGGCACCGGGTGCCGTCCTGGCGGGGTGTCCCGATCTTCCCGTGCAACAAGATCCCGATCTCCGGCACGAGCACGACGTCGATCCTGCTCATGCGGACCGGCCAGGAGAACCAGGGCGTCGTCGGCCTGCACCAGACCGGCATTCCCGACGAATACCAGCCCAGCCTGTCGGTCCGCTTCATGAACATCAACGAGCAGGCCATCGTCTCCTACCTGGTCAGCGCCTACTACTCGTGTGCCGTCCTGGTCCCCGACGCGCTCGGCGTCCTGGAGGACGTGGAGGTCGGCAGGAACGGCTGA